One Vitis vinifera cultivar Pinot Noir 40024 chromosome 15, ASM3070453v1 genomic window, CAATTGATTTGAATGATATGACAagtaaatatcatttttataaaataattagataactcattaaaaagtgcatgtattttaaattaaataaatataatactaattaaaaaattttggggTTCTTGGAGGGACCTAATATAATTAAGTTGGTATGGTTGGAATCCTAACATATGAAGGTTAAATTATTTCCCTATAATAAGAAGAGCTCAAGTCTATTATACTTCAACTGCTCAAAAACAATGAACCAATTTTATGTTAACATGtgtaatttcaaattattaaaatagtttttgtattttttttatctaaataaaaatttaattcttttaataaaataaattggcaatgaaaaaaattaatattaacatcaagaaaatgttattgctaaaaaaaattatattctaatttatataaaattattaccaCAAAAGATAAATTTAAGTGAATGCACGTATCATATTTTGGTTTTGAGAATGCATGCCGAGATAAAGCAATGATATGCtaattcaaatgaaattattattattattcttatttatttatttattattactattattaaaattttaaagtctaTTTAAAAGTACAACTTCATTTTGTTTAGTGGTTTGACTTATTGGGATAATATTTTTGACCCTGATTAAAAGGATGGTTAATAAATCAACTTGatgatttaatataattgaacaacttattttaaataattaaataaattaggtATATTAGTAAACTAACTTAATAACATAACTTAACTTCGAAAATAACTtgaaatattaagttaaaataattaagttctactcaatttcaaatttatcttttttatgcACGAAAGTCTTTTTAACATCCATcggctaaaagaaaaaaagtgaaaaaagaattaaaacaatggatttaaagttaattaattattttaaacttatttcacctattttaattttttcatataaaaattaaataattaaaaattgtataagtttctaactaattttaattatgctttaattttttattttttatttttttttgtattctctATAATACTATCTCACACATgagaaaaccttttttttagcaatttttttaaaatggatttaaagttaattaaataacttattaatttcttcaaattcatttcactatttctcttttctaagtaaagattaaaaatatgaaaacttatgataaaaaaaatgagaaaaccgatttctatttttcattaaaaaaaaatagaaaaacatgtttgataactaaaaattataaaatagttttaagttcttaaaaacagagaatatgatatttaaaaaaaatattttttaattattttcacttattttttaaaactatatttaaaaacataattgtaTAGATACGaggaatgattaaaaataaatcactccatataaaagaaaatatggtatatttttttaatcatttttaattattttcacttgtttttttaagaactatattaaaaaaataattgtataaatatgagaaattattaaaaataaatcattccatataaattttatttttaaaacatatttaaaaatatagaaaatatgttaagaatatttttaattctcaaatataTATTACACAAAAATCAGATTtctaaaaaagttattttaaaatatactttcCAAACATGACCTCATTTTCTTTAATGGTTAATAAtcttttaaaaccaaacataatcaaGTAAAAACTAAATTTCACATAATACCCTCTAAATCCTATCATATCTTTTATCCTTGGTTacattttttaggataaaaattATAGAGATTTCGGTGATATTGATGATGGGATATTATGGAAATatcgaaaataataatgaaaaaattctataaaaaataataaaataagtaataatgcATGTAAGaaggtttcttttttcttttttaataataataatataaataattaaatttataatattataatatctcTCACATTAGAtagaaaaaaggtttttaaaatcaatctcTAATCAAGTTTTTCAAACagttgtaaaaaataattttcttaaaaacttaatCCAAACAATGTTTTTCTTAGGCTTTTGGATGGGGGATTGAATTAATGATAGAAACATGAGtttaattattctatttataagtgaataaggaaaaatattatattttaaatatttttttttaaaatttttaatgtattattttattttcgattattttttatatttatcctattatcatttttcaaatgtaataagaaaacaatttaaaataattaaaatatattatcagaaaatatcatattttttatttttaagttatttttttctaaaaaaccaTAAATAATATTCTGCTCTCCAGAAATGTTCACAACTAAATGTAATCATTGTTTGCTATAATAGAAAAGAATgcatccaaatttaattctctaGAAAACtagggaaaataaaagaaagagaaagaaagataacgagaatttgaatttagagaaaaatggaaaacctGCCTCACGCCCTCAACAATGTCATATGATTGTATTGGGTTTAGATCAGCTGAGGCTTCTGTCTTATTGGGTTCTCCAAATCTAAAGATTCAAAATTACAATTTCCTCGGGCTTCCCACActttctcagcagccaaacgAACCTTAGCTTTTGTTCAATACAAAGAAGGAAGAACCTAAAAAAGAAACTCAAACAACACTGCAAATTACTGAGATAGGTTACAGTTTGAGTGGTGGTCGCTGCAGCCTCCGCCGCCCAACCCCGTCGTTGTCGCCCACCGCCGTCTGGCTGAACTCTCTTCATTGGCCATCACATATTCAGTGGTATACAGACTCTGGTCGTGATAGGGGCCGGTCATGGGCCCACCGTATTTGAAGCCCATGGGCTCAATGAGACAGGCCTAATAAACGTTTGGACAAGGCTCGAGTTTGGCCTCCTAGTTTTGAAGAAGTGTCGTATAGACAAAAAGCCCTTTACTTTGGTActaaatgtataattttaatttggtttaatttttttattttttagatagagaaaattgaaaattattattattttttacatagagaaaaaaaaaagacatggaAAGGGCTTGTattaatgttttcttttattttacgcTATCAATTTATACGTCACCAAGATTATTTTGTGTCAGGTTTGAATACTTCAATGCGAATTTACTCCCACTCAGACTCTTCGGTAcagactttttattttttccctgcCAAAACTACCCCCTGAAAGATGGGTTAATTACACTTCTGGCCTCCACGGTCTAATTTAATAATGGCTCGGTAGTTGTTGTTGGGCTATGAACCTAAGATTTGCATGTGAGCAAATGAGTGGCACAAAAATCGAGGCATTTTCGTTAATATGCCTTGATTGATGGGCCCCTTTCTAAcgataaaaaaggaaaaagatcgAAGGCGAAGAGTGAGAGAGAAGATATGGTGATTCCATGTCCAACTCAaagtagaaatttttttttccaccttttgcatttttttataaatataaaaaatgaaaataccgAAATGTCCCCCGGAAAAAAAAACCAGTAAGCCATGTCTCTATGGCCTGAACATATGATGAAAAAtctgaaataaataaaataaagaggaaaaaaaaattaaatttataaattatttttatatattattttttatttattttaactatgtactataaaaattaaataattgaaaaatatatcattttttaattaatttattatagtaATTTACCATCCTTATATTTTTACTACTTCCAATCATCACACTCAATTAATAGGTGACAAAAATCATAATGTATGTccattttgatattattatatggcaatttttatttataaaaataaataaaagaggtAGGGGTGGAAAGGGAAATTACTTCAATCCCttgactaaaataaaatttcaaaaaagaaaaaaatgaaaatgatggaatAAGGTGGATGGTTGATGGTTTGTGGGTGAGGGGGATGGTAGGGGTGTTTTGGTCATTATGGAAAATGGGCAGCAAATAGAGGAGAATCAAGTATCTTATCTGGAAGGTGATTCTCCAACTGCCACCGAAGAACAGGGTGTGAAACCACGATTCCGTGAGCGATGTGAATTTCCTATAATGCCCTTCCAGGCcaacaaggaaaataaattccATCGTTATAATTATAGAgccattttgataaaattaaggagggtttttatttaaaaattaatcgaAATGTGACCTTATTAATACATTTTTCAAAGATTTGTACAAGATAAACTTTTGAAATGGGAGACGTGTGGAGGAATCTACCAAACATGCCCTCTGAAGTTTTCCCCACAACCAAAcaaaagggagagaaaaaaggaaaggggaATTCCATGGGCAGCAGCAAAGCTACAAAATGGGGCAAAAGAGAAAATGTGAGGAAGAATCATGGGCTATTTCGGAATCCGACAAACCTTTGTGGGACAGTACCCAAGTCCCGGTCGCAGTCTCCTCATCCTGAAGGAGAAAACATGACCATGGAGgcaaaaaagaaggaagagtAAAGAGGCAGTCACATAGATAGCTCATGAACCCTCAATCATCAACCCCACTACCATGGattttctctccattttcttcccatttttcatTCTCAAAGTCTTCATCAAATTGAAGTACCCTCACACtatgatcatctcaacaatcttccaCACCACCACCCACCACCGCCAGCACCACCACCACCGCCGCCACTGACCAGTTCAGCCACTACATTTCTGCGTCAATCCTCTCTTCAACCACCAAAGTTGAAAAGTTTTCACTTGGGAGGGTCTTGATGCCTGGTTTAGTTTCGGTGAAAACCCCACGTGCCTCAACGCCGCTCAGAATTTTCCTTCCAGAAAATTCACAATGCGACGGTTCCAGAAACGGGTCGCCGCAGGTTCAGCGTCGGATGGCGTCGCCGTCGCCTTCCACGTCCACCTCCCGAGCCAGGCCCTCCCCCGACCGGGGCTCCGGCAGGAAGAAGACTACGCCGGAGAAGACGACAATCGACGAGTCCTCCCTAGACAACCCTGATCTGGGTCCGTTTCTCCTCAAGATGGCCCGCGACACCATCGCCTCCGGCGACAGTCCCAGCAAGGCTCTCGATTTCGCGATCCGCGCGGCGAGGTCCTTCGAGAGTTGTTCGGGTTCGGAGCCGAGTTTGGACCTGGCCATGTGCCTCCACGTCGTGGCGGCGATTCACTGCAGCTTGGGGCGGTTCGAGGAGGCGGTCCCAGTCCTGGAGCGGGCTATTCGGGTCCCGGATCTGGCAAAAGGGTCGGACCACGCTCTGGCCATGTTCTCTGGGTACATGCAATTGGGCGACTCCCATTCGATGCTGGGTCAATTGGATAGATCAGTTTCTGCTTACGAATCGGGTCTAAAGATCCAGACAGAGACTCTGGGCGAATCCGATCCGAGAGTTGCAGAGACTTGCAGGTGCGCTCTTCTTgaatcagaataatattatatattagaaAACTTAATTATTggttatatattatattatatttaattaaatatttatcctATAAATATTGCTCGTATGAAATTATAGTTTTGGAGGTTGCCCACCTGAGTTATGATTTCTGCCATTAGCTTCTACCTAAAgacctaaataaataaatataccaAAATCCAGCTAGAACAAGAAGCCGTTAATAAACTTGGGTTATTTGGTGCACTTTAGTTTAGAGTGAGGTCTTGGGCTAACGTGCGCGACAATATGATTCTCTTCACCCGCGCCTGCAAAATGTTTACGTTAGTGGGGCCCTTTTGCTGTATTTAACGTGCGCAGACGGGTGTCCTTGGGTATCTAACGTAGGCCCCACGAACTTTTTCGTCCATATTCGGTAATCAATTTCTCGGTAGCCTCCTAATTTGTAGTAggtaacttatttatttattcaatgaCGTCAAATGTTTTCACTTCCTcgaaattttaaaatcttaaaataaatttttgaaagtacAACGTCAATTTCcggtttttaataatttatacagaaatttttattttaaaaaaactaaaaaatagaaaaaatatatttaaaaagggaaaatgaactCATTTGTAACAATCATTGGATGTTTCTTAGCATAGGTATATGGAAAGAGTGCAATCGGTGAgggaaaatgattgattttgcAATCAAACTCAAGGAGGAGATTTTTTGTATGTCATGGAGGATgtgaatttttagaaaatggtcCTGAAGATATATTAGGATACGCGTTTTCCTCATAAATTGATTTTGGAAATGGCAGGTACTTGGCTGAGGTTCATGTTCAAGCACTGCAGTTTGATGAGGCAGAGAATCTCTGTAAAAAGACCCTTGAAATCCACAGGGAGCATAGTGAACCAGCCTCCCTTGAAGAAGCAGCTGATCGTCGGCTAATGGCTCTAATCTGTGAGGCAAAGAGAGATTATGAGGCTGCACTTGAGCATCTTGTCCTTGCCAGTATGGCGATGATTGCAAACGGTCAAGACAATGACGTTGCTGCAATAGATGTGAGCATTGGTGACATTTACTTGTCCCTCTGTCGCTTTGATGAGGCCGTGTTTTCATATCAGAAGGCACTTACAGTCTTTAAGTCCACAAAGGGTGACAATCACCCTTCTGTGGCATCAGTGTTCATTCGCCTTGCTGACCTCTACTTCAAGACCGGAAAGCTACGAGAATCCAAGTCATACTGTGAGAATGCCTTGAGAATATATGCAAAACCTGTGCCTGGAACCACACCTGAAGAGATTGCCAATGGGCTGACAGAGATTTCAGCCATCTATGAAGCTGTAAATGAGCCTGAGGAGGCATTGAGGCTCTTGCAGAAGGCAATGAAGTTATTGGAGGATACCCCTGCCCACCGTAGCACGATTACAGGGATAGAGGCACAAATGGGCGTGATGTTCTACATGGTTGGGAGGTACGGGGAGGCTCGGGCCTCCTTTGAGAGTGTTATAGCAAAGCTTCAGGCCAGTGGGGAGAGGAAATCATCCTTCTTTGGAATTGTGTTGAACCAGATGGGATTGGCTTGTGTGCAGTTGTACAAGATTGATGAGGCTGCCGAGTTGTTCGAAGAAGCAAGGGGGATATTGGAGCAAGAGTGCGGCCCGTATCACTTGGATACTCTAGGGGTATATAGCAATCTTGCAGCAACTTATGATGCTATGGGGAGGTAACCATTatgtttagtttcattttaGTGCTTAATCGTCTCTTTTCAAGTAGTTGTTCACCTCATCGTTGATTCTCTGCTACATTTTCTTGTCCATTTGATCTTGATATGTCATATCAGTCGATTTGGGTTAACTAATCCCTTCGGTTTGTGTTGCAATCTTTTGGTTCTTTGGCTTACTTCTCTAGGGCAAAAGCTTAGTATTCTCCATTCTTGGAGCTACCATGTTGAGCACAAACTTGTGTTGTTGCAGGGTAGAGGATGCAATTGAGATATTGGAGTACATACTTAAGGTGAGGGAAGAAAAGCTTGGAACAGCAAATCCGGATGTGGATGATGAGAAGAAAAGGCTAACTGAGCTCTTAAAACAAGCAGGCAGGGTTCGGAACAGAAAAGGAAAATCACTTGAAAATCTTCTTGTTTCCAACCCCCAAGGGATGAAAAAAGAGGGAACAAAGAGGTGGTCAGGGTTCGGTTTCAAAACTTGACCAGGAATATCCCCTCTGTTGCTGTCTTCCACTTTCTCACAGAGAGACTCCACTCTTTGTAACATAGAAGAGTTTCCATTTTATCGTTTACTTTAACTTGGTTGTTTCTTTGAATATTTGTGCTGTGATCTTGAAGATGTTCACTGAAAGAAAAGTTGAAATGCATGGAGTGAATAAGTTTTATAAATTGTCTGTTGTCATACGGTTTTTCATCTACTAATGTGATAAGGGTATAAATAATGAGacataaaaatgaaatctaaaCCTTTGAACAAGGTATGAACAAACCGTACGAGGATATAAGCACACAAAGAACGGGAGAAAAAATGTATACTTGAAATCGAATGATATATTGACTGGTGATGTCTTCTGGTTATATGCTAAAAAAGTGTCCTTTGCTGTAGCCTGATCGTGTAATTGATTTTTGTACCCTTCTTTCGGGTGTCAGTACTGTTTCTGATGGGGTGCTCACATTCGCTTCCTCGCTTTTTCTTCTCATGCTTATAACCACATGCTTTTCCTATTGAGCAGCCAAGGATGTGTAAGGCTACGGCATATTAATTTGTAGACATCGGAGCCACTTTTGTTGTAGTAATTGGATTGTTCACGTCACAGTGTGGCCATGCCTTGGGAGCAATGTTTTTAGAACGatcattgaattgaaaaagttaCCGATTCATAGTTCATTGGTCGAATCGACGGTCAAATCACGATTGAACCGGTAACATCataaatgtatattttattattttttataatattaaaatttaaaaaaaaaaattataactaaatttttataatatttataaaaaaattatgatcaacaaataaaaataacatattaaataataaatataaaagtaataaaacatcaaaaataaaatttaaaaaataaatatcaaatgttGGACTGTTGGAGCAGCTACTCCAAAATGTTGGGCAGGCCTGGAGGCGGGCGATAGCTAGTGTGGTTTGGAGAGGGAGAGTTTGGAACAAGGTTATATATCctccaaaacggcgtcgttttgatgctaaaaaaaaaaaaaattaatagaaccCTCGGTTCATCCAATCCGATTCCGAATCAACCTATTTTTGGTCTAATTGACTTGATTGGATTGGAACCGTGATCGGTCAGTCCGATGTATCGGacccggtttttaaaaccatatttGGGAGTGCTAGCCGGTCAAGGTTAGGGCACGTGTCATTGGTGAGGGAGAGAGAGTCCCTATACCGGGTAGGACAGGAACCCTACCTTTCTTCCCACGAGGGCCACCTGTCTCCATCCCACATTCTAAAGTTGGAATTGGAATATTGTACGGCATCATCTTATTATGAGTATTCACGTGGTCGTGTACCATGTGATTAATGTCaccttaattatatttgatcatGGTTTCCTGATTGATTAGGCCTCGTGCtgcattttttcatatttcctttcaatttgttcctttccttttcccacttttttttacttcaaattatTATTGTACGTCATTTCTGTCCAGAATTATTTCATGGTCTTCCTGGAGGTAGAGATTTCTGGTGTCATTGCcacttgatttttgaaattttctgaTAGGCATTCATCCTCTAAAGATTTATTAGGTTCTTATTGAGCAAAATTTTCTCTAGCCAGGCCTGAGGTCACAGTGACCACCTCAGAATTGTCAAATGAAGTGGCCATAGGAACATCAACATGTGTCCAAGGCTCAATCATTACAATAAGGAATGTTCATGTTCAGGTACGTACCATTCTGATTGCACTCCAACCCCTTCAAATAGGGTTGGtttctaaagcaaaaaaaaaacaaaaaaaaaggaaacttgtgttttgatggGGCATTTGGAAAATGTCTAATTTTTGAAATCcaactttataaaatatgagaaccagattttaatatgaaaagtaaTATTGCTTTCATACGCTCTGAGCTGACTCCATTTTTTGTGCCAAGATTACCCTCCGACGGCGATGATCTTGGTGGCAATGGCTTTTGGCTTAGGTTTTTCGGCGTCGAAGGGGGCTTCctttttggcttttttcttcATTCTGGAGTGAGGAGTGAGGAAGACAAAAGTGTCCTTGTTGTCGTTGTTGCTCCGGTGGAGGAAGTCGCGGAACTTCCATCGTTTCGATGATCCCGTGGAGTTGCTTTTCCTACACCTTCCCGGTGGAGACTCTGCCGCCTTGGTTTCCACACGCAATACGTCCCCGGCGGGACTCCCTCAAGCTCGTCGGCCTCTGATGACAAGGATACTCCAGGTCCATTacagataaaaaaaataggttacaGTGGTGACGGCGGCAATGGACTAAGCTGCAGCGGCAATGACCTTGATACTTCTAGATTTTTCTCAAATATGAAATAGaatttcaattgaaaaatatgtttttgataGAGGAGAGAGGAATGACTTCGAAGGCCGACGAGCTCGAGGGAGTGCCACCGGGGACGTACTGCGTGTGGAAACCCAAGGCGGCGGAGTCTCCACCGGGAAGGTGCAGGAAAAACAACTCCACGGGATCATCGAAACGGTGGAAGTTCTACGACTTCCTCCATTGGAGCAACAATGACGGCAAGGACACTTTCGTCTTCCTAACTCCTCGCTCCAACATGAAGAAAAAAGCTGAAAAGGAAGCCCCCTCCGGCGTCAGAAAACCTAAGCCAAAATCCATTGCCGCCAAGGTCATTCTCGTCGGAGGGCAATCTTGGCACAAAAAATGGAATCAACTCAGAGTGCATGAAAACAATATTACTTTCCATATTATTATCATGTTTTATTAAGTTGGATTCGGATTTTTCAAATGACCTCATCAAAACACaagttcccaaaaaaaaaaaaaaaaaactgggaatcaagtaaaaaaaaaaaaaaaaccaatgggAATCAAGTAATTAGTACAATGCAGCCATGGAAATCAAGTACATTATGGTTTTCTATCCCATCAAACAATGGGTGTGATGAAAGCTTGGGAAAATGTTGAATAGCTGTTTGTGAAAGCATGAAGATTCGTCTTGGAATAGCTGTGTACAACTTTAAACCCCACGTGAAAGGTTCTGGGCAGGCGGCCACGTGTTGGAACAGAAATTCTACATTGTTTTTATGACTTAGccgtttattttcatttcttttctcccTTATGAGCTAAGCTATGCAGATTCGTCAATGCATCAGCAACAGATATATGAGAAAAGTAGTAGTCGAATTCGGATGTCACCAATCAATATCATAACACAAGCAAGTAGTAATCGATTTGCGTATGaccacatttttatttttttttctacttagaCATGGATATGAAGATATGAAGCCGCCAAGCATGTATCAGTGTACCCTTTGAAAAACTAATGAATGGGACCCTGAGATATGAACATATGACGACTGAGATTCAGACATACGGAAATCCAAATGATAAGGTTCTTTGCACAGATGACATGAGATGAGAGGCTGAGAATATTTCCCACACTGTGGCAACCAACTAGGAAAGAGTTGGATGCGACCAAATGAGAAATTTCTTTTCTGGGTAGTGACTCATCGACATCCCTGACGGGCTATTTGGGGAACCCCATCTAGCTTATAGCTGTTAGGTGCATTGTATTCACTATTCACAGTGAATTGTCAcatttttcaacattttatcATCTTAAAATGTCCTCAAGTGGCCGCCTGCCCAACTTCCTCGCACTTAAACCATTGAAATTTGGCATCCTCACAAACAATCTATACCTATCAGCATGTGGGCAACTTATATTAATTGATGTCCTTGCTTTAAAATCTTGCCTTGGTGCAAGCATGGAGACATCGACTATGGCTGCCCAAGTTCCACCCCGAGCCAGGACCCATCAGCCTTGCGCTGCTTGTAGGATGCTGAGGAGGAGGTGTGATAGAGACTGCATATTAGCACCATACTTTCCAAGCTATGAGGCTGAGAAATTCGCTGGTGTGCATAGAGTGTTTGGTGCTAGCAATGTTATCAGAATGATTCAGGTGATAGTCCTTTtgcttttaatttctttctggGTCACATTATCAGTTCATGTAATCGAATTTGGAGGATTTGATAAATCTTGTGTTGGTATCAGATGGTGGAGGAATCGAGGAGGGAGGATGCTGTCAAAGCCATAATTTATGAAGCAACAGCAAGGCTTAGAGACCCTGTGTATGGCAGTGCTGGAGCAATTTTCCACTTGCAGAAGATGATTCAAGACCTCAAAACACAACTGGACTCGATAAGAACTCAAACACTGGTGCTTCAAGAACAAAGAGATCAGTTGTTAGGGATTCTAAAAAATGTTCATCACATGGATCCAGTTTCCCCCATGGATTTCCCCATGTTTGGCGCTGCTGGTTCCTTATCCAATGGTGATATATTGCGCTATGATCCTTCTACATTTCCCTTAGACTGTGACTGGACTTGGTGaggaacaaaaacaaaagatgcatatatatatatatattttttcagtTTCAAAGAACTCTTATTGTACAATTATATTCCCAAAGAATGTTAGGTGGTAGAATCATGTTCTAGTTTCCCCTTTGTTATATGCCTATTGATCATataatcttaataaaaaaaacaaaaaaaaaaaaccagtttGACTGCAGTCTTC contains:
- the LOC100267266 gene encoding protein KINESIN LIGHT CHAIN-RELATED 1 — translated: MPGLVSVKTPRASTPLRIFLPENSQCDGSRNGSPQVQRRMASPSPSTSTSRARPSPDRGSGRKKTTPEKTTIDESSLDNPDLGPFLLKMARDTIASGDSPSKALDFAIRAARSFESCSGSEPSLDLAMCLHVVAAIHCSLGRFEEAVPVLERAIRVPDLAKGSDHALAMFSGYMQLGDSHSMLGQLDRSVSAYESGLKIQTETLGESDPRVAETCRYLAEVHVQALQFDEAENLCKKTLEIHREHSEPASLEEAADRRLMALICEAKRDYEAALEHLVLASMAMIANGQDNDVAAIDVSIGDIYLSLCRFDEAVFSYQKALTVFKSTKGDNHPSVASVFIRLADLYFKTGKLRESKSYCENALRIYAKPVPGTTPEEIANGLTEISAIYEAVNEPEEALRLLQKAMKLLEDTPAHRSTITGIEAQMGVMFYMVGRYGEARASFESVIAKLQASGERKSSFFGIVLNQMGLACVQLYKIDEAAELFEEARGILEQECGPYHLDTLGVYSNLAATYDAMGRVEDAIEILEYILKVREEKLGTANPDVDDEKKRLTELLKQAGRVRNRKGKSLENLLVSNPQGMKKEGTKRWSGFGFKT
- the LOC104881937 gene encoding LOB domain-containing protein 1; this encodes MSSSGRLPNFLALKPLKFGILTNNLYLSACGQLILIDVLALKSCLGASMETSTMAAQVPPRARTHQPCAACRMLRRRCDRDCILAPYFPSYEAEKFAGVHRVFGASNVIRMIQMVEESRREDAVKAIIYEATARLRDPVYGSAGAIFHLQKMIQDLKTQLDSIRTQTLVLQEQRDQLLGILKNVHHMDPVSPMDFPMFGAAGSLSNGDILRYDPSTFPLDCDWTW